The Apium graveolens cultivar Ventura chromosome 3, ASM990537v1, whole genome shotgun sequence sequence AGGGTTAATTATGTAATTAGCAACAATCTCCCACCTCCCTTCCTCATTACTCTTGCACGGTTATGACTCATGTGTTCCCTTTACAACACTATTGTAGTTGCAGTACAATTTTGAATGAATGGTgatctctccctctctctctctctctctctctctcgctctctctctctgaaTATGTCTGTAAAGAGGAAATGTCTTGAGTTGCATGTGTAAAAAAGCCAGAGTACAAAATTCCTGTTCTGTTTAAATCCCACCCAACTCTATAATTGCTTGATTTTTGCTGAATGAATTCCTTATAGCAACTCAAATTTTTTTCTTGAAGAGCCACTGAGCCAGATACTTTAACAGATAACATAATTATGGTTCGAAAGTTTCTTATAATTTTCTTTTTGTATCATCTATTACTTGCCATGTTTTTGAATGTGAACTAATTTCCTTCATTAATATCTGTTTACTGTTTATTATATCTTAACTGTAATGTCTAGTATTTCTTTCTCTTATGATTAGTATCACAGTCTATGACATTACAATTTTTACATATACAGGGGGACGGATGGCCACTAGGGCTGCAGCCATTGAATGTGAGAGTTGGGTTGGTGAGAAACTCCGATCTCAATGGTTCAGTTTCCTCCAATACTTTGCTCACTGCCTCCACCTCCGCTGAATCTTACTCCTCTGATCTTGATACCGAGGTCAGTGCATACACGTCTGCTCTCTGAGTATATTCTCCGTTTATGTTTTGGGATTGGCAGAATTGTTTAAAGCACTATGGCATTTattaaaaaggaaaaaaaatgaAGTTATCCATGAATTTTGAGATGTAAACATGTTTGTCAACACTAAACTAGTTGATAAAATTCCTTAATATGAATCATTTAATTAGATTCTTCAGCTTGAAATTTACATTTTTCATTACCCCCAAGTGCAATTAGATAAGTTTTTTGAGCTTGAAATTAGCACCGCTGTTCAAATACACATTCAATCTAGTTTCATGTTTTAAAACTTCTCGTCTGGGAAGGTAGCTGTTGCAGGAATTTTCTTAGAAGAACGTATTATATCGTATTAAGTCCCAGCTATGACTATGCACAGGTGTTATGACTACTACAACCTTTATAAATTTTGATATCCTGAAGTACATTGCTTAGTTAAAAACTTTGAATGAGTCTGAAACAGGACATGCCTAGCTAACCGGTAAATTTAGAAGACAAGCTCAATTCAAAACTGATAAATATGGTTAACTTGGCGGCAACTTGGAATCTTAATATAGCGTTAGCTTTCTCTTCTTTTGCTTTTGGATTTTGTAGTGGTGCCTAAAGATCTAGAACACTTGTTTTGGCCATTTTGTTTTTCTTTAAGATTTCTGTAATGTTTCTGCTCCAGTCCACTGGTTCTTTCTTCCATGACAAGACCATCAGCCTTGGAAGCCTCATTGGCGCTTCAAGCATCATGGGGCTATCTAGGAGATCAACAAGGGGAAGAACATCTGAAACATTTAGGGACAAGAAGCAATACAAACCCAAACCTTGGTTATTCTCAATATGCTCAAAGCTCAGCACTGATGCTGTAACCATGAACAACACTCCTTCACTCGGGCATTTCCTTGAAGTTGAACGACGAACTGCCAACATTTATAAGAGGAATCAAGGTCTTATCACATATGGCCCTGGTGATTTCTCACATACTTTGTCAAATCCATTATTTCTTAATGGCCATGTTGATCCTCCTAATAGGCCAAGTCCTTGTATGTCTTCAGATGATGAAAGATCTAATGCAGGCTTGTTTGAGGACAGTGCTAATGAGTACAGAACACCATTACTGTTCTCGTGTTTACGTAGATCTCTTACTCAGTAATGCCATCTTTATCGTCAAAAAAAACATGTAATTTTATCTTTGGCAAAATAACTTTGCATTTTTTCTTAACTTTGTAACTGATACCTTGATTTTTCGATTTGCATTCTGATGACTGATGGTTGAATTTTTTTTTGCATGGCGTTATTTTGTTTCATTTTGTTTGATCCGGCCAGAAGCAACTGGAAATTTTTTCTGTTTTAGCTGGTTGCAAGTGCAGATACATTCTTAAACTTATATTTAGTGAATCACGGTCCGATATTCAATACCAATTTGTTACTCCCTCCGCGGCTTAATACGTTTCCCATTTTGACTTTTTACGTTGTTCACGGTAAGCATTGAATACTAATTTACATCTAATCTATAAAAGCAAATATAGTTATGagtaattttgttggattcgtatttatgaatattttaatacagtgaaatttttatatttaatactattccgaaattaaagatattaacaatcaaaataTGTATTGGCAAACGTGTACAAATGTAAAACGTTTTTAGGGGACTAGGATGCAGTCCCCCAAAGATGCTTTCTGCTCACTCGTCCTTGTAGCCCTTCACTAAACATTGAATAAATAAACATGTCTTAATTGTATGGTATGTTATATTATATGTCATGTATGGTATGctcataataataataataatgataataataataataatgataataataataatgataatgaTGATGGTTAATAAAAAGTTTACAAACTCGGGCTACTACCATATAAAAAGTTATTTAATAATAGTGAAATGATACAAAACCCTCTTTTAATATCATGATATCGTTGTACGTTAATAAATATAAAGTAAAAGTAAAAGTTTTAATTTTTATCTTTCGAGAATGAAAGCTGAAAATATaacattaattataaaaatttaattaattttaattaatattataataatagTGCTAGAAGTTAGATACTATGAATCTACTAACTAAAAGTCGAGAATTAAagataaaaaattatattatttattaataagaaaaACAAAATTCGATGGAATATGGGTTAGTAATGTACTAGAAGTGATAAACTAGGACTTTATTAATTACAACTTTACAGGGAAACATTATTTCGATGAAACTGTTACTAAAATATCAAAATATCAAATAATAATTTTTACTGTATAATCTAATTAATAAATTTCAATTCAGACTCAAGTTCGATTCCGTGCAACTACATAATAAtataagatttatttaattacacTTCTCAGATTTCACTATAATTTTGGTTTCGattctaattaaataataatataataatatcgaaATAACTTAAGGATGCGCAACTAAAGCATGACAAGAGCGAATATGAAATTTTCTCAATCACAagaaaatacatatatatttttaagaatttcAGATACTTTTTAAGTTATATGGACCACTTGTATACAGGGGGAGGGGCTAATTTTATAGTATATCACAATTCATTTATATataaaatacatatatatttttgcaTTGTTCCTCGTGATACCTTATTCTATATTAATAGAATAAATATGTTTTAATATTTTAGTTACGAGCTGAATTTGAAACTAtgaattaattttaattgtcgAATTTAGATTTTAAACTAAATAAAATGATAATTTAATTATTCTAATAGATGTCTTATTAATGATAAATTTTAATAAACTATTACGTTGTGTTCCCTAGTTTTTTAgatgaaaaaaaaagaaaaaaagaaagagatTAAATTTTTTGATACTTATTTTTCTTTCTTATGTTCCCAAGTTTGAGAAAGTAAAAATTTTGTTaaaatattcaatataattaCTACCACAcgtaatttttttgaaattaaattaaTCAATATTTAACcttcttttctatttttttttattttcattacAAATCTCGGGAAGATAGAGAAAATAAATAAGCACATATTTTAAAGTGAAATAAGTCGAGAGAAAACTATTTAATATAACTAACCGAATGTATGTTGTGAAAGagtattaaattaaattatatatattataataattagCATGTAGTAATTAACCATTATCATGGTTTATGTTAAAGACTTTGGTCAATGTTTTGAGTGGCCGGTGAAAATGACAAAGAAGGAACGTAGCCTAATTTTGCAAAGATGAGTCACATTTGGTTGAAGCTTATTtgattaaaaagaaaaaaaaatggaagAAAAGTGAGAAACAATGGGTTAGGAAGTTTGACACAAAGGGATGACAAAATAATCCGATCCAACGGATACCTGAACCGAAATCCGAAACTTCGGATataccgaacccgattttttggatttaGATTTGGATTTAGTGTTTATCGATCCGATACCCGATCCGACATCCGAAATCCGATCCAAACCCGATCCaaacccgaaatccgaaaaataacccgaaatatatatatataatatatgccATATATACTATTTGGAAATTTGTGTAATGTCCCAATTTAATATCTATCAAACACTTTAagtttaataaattaaaaaaaatgtaaaataTAATCAGTCTTACAATCTCATCTAACGACTCACATTCACAGACATATTATGTATTAGGGTTTAGAAGTTAAAACACAGAAGTACAGAACACTAAAGGTCCGTCTAAAGTAGAAAGTTGTTGGCGCTTACCTAGCAGTAAGAACAAGATTCCACGACCATCTTCAGTAAGTTTCGGATATCGGACTTCGATTGATCGATTCTCACTGTTCGGGCAAGATCCTCTGTTACGGGTAATGACTTACATCACATATTAATTACTCGATCTATTTGTAAAGCATTCAATCTTTATCATCGAATCTTTGTATCCAAATCAAGAATCTTTGATTCGTTCATATTTAATTAGGTATTTTTTCGTGTATAAAATCGTTAATTCTTCATCTTTGTTAAATATGTTGCAATAATTGATTTTTTGGTCGATTAAATCAGTTGTATATATGTTAAATGGGTCTTCTTCATGATACCTTTTGTATGTTTTTGCAGCCATGACAAGTTCACAGTCTGTCCCTAACTCCGAGTCCATTCCTGATGCAAATTCTCAACCATCGACGACACCAAATTCTCAGCCATCGACGACACCAGAGCTACAATCAGCCCCCACTGAAAATATAAGTACTTCGAGCCAAGAACCAGATGTGATAATAATTGATAATGATTCTAAGGTTGAAGATAAAGAACTGAAAAAGGGCAAGAGTGAAGCTTGGTTGCACTTTGATAAAGTGAGAATTGAAGGTGCTATTAAAGCTGTGTGTAAATATTGTGGCGCCAAACTTAGGGGCGATTCGAATGCAGGGACTTCTCATTTGAATAGCCACTACAAAACGAAGCATCATAACAAGGGTCAAAGTAATATAAGGCAAAAGCTTCTGTCAAGCAATTTCAACAAAAATCATCCGAAGTTAGCCTCTTATAAATTCAGTCCCGAGGGGGCAAAAAAAGAGCTTGCAAAGATGATAATTATGCATGAATATCCTCTTTCTATTGTGGAACATGTTGGGTTCAAGAGGTATTCATCATATCTTCAACCACTTTTCAAAGTTCCGTGTAGAAACACCATAAAGAATGAGATATTTCAGATTTATGAACTTGAGAAGGTTAAGACCTTGAGTTTGCTGGAGAGTAATAGAAGTCGGGTAGCCATCACCACTGATATGTGGACCGCTAGCAACCAAAAGAAGGGATATATGGCAGTCACGGCACATTTTATTGACGCTTCTTGGAATTTGCAAAGCCGTATTATGAGGTATATTTATGAATAAAGTTTTTTATTTTAGATTTAGTAAGTTTATGTTGTGTGTTATTAATTCAGTTTTTCTATTTAGGTTTATTTATGTTCCATGTCCACACACAAAAGAAATCCTTTGTGAAAGTTTGCTTGATTGTTTGATGGATTGGAATTTGGATAGAAAAATATCTTGTCTCACGGTTGATAATTGTACAACTAATGATGCCATGGTTCAGAATTTGTTAGAGAAGTTGGATAGTTCTTCACTTATAGATGATGGAAATTTGTTTCATATGCGTTGTGCTGcacatattttaaatttaattgtGAAAGACGGATTAGAGGTGATTAGAGTTGGAGTGGAGAAAATTAGAGGTTCTGTTGCTTATTGGAAAGCCACCCCTAAAAGGGAAGAAAAATTTGAAGAAACGGCTAGACAATTGCATAATATGAATACTAAGAAATTGGGACTTGATTGTGCCACTAGGTGGAATTCTACTTACTTGATGCTTGAAACCGCTTTGTTGTATAAAGATGTTTTCAATCGATTGGGTTCAAGAGAGATTCAATATAAACCACTTTGCCCTTTGAGAGAGGAGTGGGAGTTTGCACAAGATGTGTGTGGTAGATTAAAAAAATTTACAAGGTAACTGAGATCTTTTCTGGGACAAAATATCCTACTACCAATCAGTGCTTCATTAATATATGTGAGATTGGTTTAGCTATCACAGATTGGCGTGCAAATTCGAGTTTAATGATTCGAACCATGGCTGAAAAAATGATGAAAAAATTCTTTGCTCAAGGAGTATCATGAGAAGCTTGTTGCAGGTAATGAGGGTGGAGGTGATTCAACTTCTACACATTCTACAACTATATCTGAAAATGTTTCGGAGTATGATTTGTTTATAAGTACTAAAAAGCGAAAAAGGGTGGACTCAATAAAATCGGAGTTGGATCATTACTTGGAGGAGGATGTTATGCAAAAAACTGATGGATTTGATCTTTTGAATTGGTGGAAGGTAAATGAGCTCAAATATCCAAATTTACAACTTATGGCTCGAGATTTCTTAGCTATTCCGGCATCAACGGTTGCGTCGGAATCAACATTTAGCTCTAGTGGAAGGTTGGTAAGTCCGCATCGCAATAGACTTAATCCCAAAACAATAGAAGCTTTAATGTGCGCTCAAAGTTGGTTATGGGCTGCTCAGATGCGAGGTGAGTTGTTGTTTCATTATGTTATGCTCCTCTGCCTTCCCTATAATTTAATGAATTTAACCTATATATGTAAATAATATATTCTTTCAGGGGAGTCTTCTATAGGATATGCCACTATCTACAATGATATGGAATTGGAAGATTCGTGTATTACACGTGAGGTAATtatacattattttccttttttcCATTGTTGTAATCCGTGATCTACATTTCTTAGgctctttattttttttttttcagGTATAAAGTACAACCAGACAAGCAGCGAAACAGTGGCAGAAATAAAGGTTCAATGCTCTCAGCTCTTTTTTTAATAATAATCAAACACCCTCTTAGTTTGTATAAATCTGAATAGCTAATGGTTCGATTTGCTAGTTGTTTTTTCTGTTTGTCTAATAAATAGCTAAGAGGGTCTGCTCTGTTTAAGCTTTGAGAATAAGCTTCTTCTTTTCTAATTTAACTTACATCCCCATGTAATGTTGTTAAGAATATAAACTGTGTGTAGCATTCTCATGTCACATTCTCATATTTGATTAGAGTTTGTTTGTGTAGGAAAGAAACCGAAAAGTCCAAAATTGTAGAACCTCGTTAATTTAAAATTCTACACGATTAAATAAGCCCGCACAATCATTAATCTGTTGCAGGGAGCTAATCagataatttatattaaaattaggTTCTGTTATGTTTAATATTTGATTTGTTTGGTTTGTTTGCTATTCATATTCTTTTCACTGTATTTAACTTTGTATGTAGCAGGAGTTATATTATAATCCCTAtgtatttttattattatttacaGGATGAGAAGAGATGTATGGTTGTGGCCTGTGATGTGTGATGTGAATTTTTCAAGGATGAAGGACTGCATAAATCATAATATTATGTTGCTGTACTATTTTGGACCATTTCTAAGAGTAgttttatgtatatttatttggTCCCTGAGTTGTAAAACTTGTACCAGACTACCAGGTTATTTACTTCTTAGAATTTATTTGGTAATTGGTACAATGTACCCCTGTTTTTGCTTAATGATTTGTAAATCATGCTGGATTTATTTGATCATTTTAACTGGACTGCTATTTTAACTAAACTGCTGACATGCACTTTAGATATTCAGTATGTTATGGTTCTTTAAAagtgaattttaaaattttcgggTTTTCGGGTATCGGGTATCGGATACGGGTATCAGATTTCGGTTATTGGATTTCGGGTATATCCAAATCCAATTCAAAAAAtcgggtttcgggtatacccgaatccgatccgaaatccgatggatcgggttcggatattcattttcgggtatttttcgggttcgggtcgggttcaggtatggataaaattttcgagtttggatatggattctgcaatacCCGATACGATCCGACCCGATTGTCATCCCTAAAGAGAAGAGATGTATGGTTGTGGCCTGTGATGTGTGATGTGAATTTTGCAAGGATGAAGGACTGCATAAATCATAATATTATGTTGCTGTACTATTTTGGACCATTTCTAAGAGTAgttttatgtatatttatttggTCCCTGAGTTGTAAAACTTGTACCAGACTACCAGGTTATTTACTTCTTAAGAATTTATTTTGTAATCTGTATAATGTACCTCTGTTTTTGCTTCATGATTTGTAAATCATGCTGGATTTATTTGATCATTTTAACTGGACTGCTATTTTAACTAGACTGCTGACATGCACTTTAGATATTCAGTATGTTATGGTTCTTTAAAagtgaattttaaaattttcgggTTTTCGGGTATCGGGTATCGGATACGGGTATCAGATTTCGGTTATTGGATTTCGGGTATATCCAAATCcaatccaaaaaatcgggtttcgggtatacccgaatccgatccgaaatccgatggatcgggttcggatattcattttcgggtatttttcgggttcgggtcgggttcggTTATGGATACaattttcgggtttggatatggattctgcaatacCCGATCCGATCCGATTGCCATCCCTATTGACACACAATGGACCAGTACGATTGAAAGAATGGTTGGTTTTAAAGATTAATCAAAGATATGGGCTTCATATGTAATGGGTTGTTTAAACACTATTAGCTTAAGAGAAGTGGTTGAGTTAACCAAATGTAAATAAGTGAATATGTAAAAAGAACGGGTTTATCAATTAAGAGAAATCAAAAGGTCCCAACaaacattccaaaaattaggaTCTagtaaaatcaaattaaaaaccgAAATCGTTAAAAATCGAATGATATGGACCTCTCGTTGtcattatattatttattattcacTTATTTATGATATGGAGCTCTCGTGCATAAGTCGTCCGAATAACATCACATCATGGGCCTGTTTGTTTGTATCCTTATAACTTTACTTATAACTTATAGACATGTAATATCTTATCGACGATTGTTTGTCGATCCAACTTAAAAGTttaatttataacttataagtcaATAAGTAAAATATTAGTAACGGCGTATTTTTTCTCTACTTATTTTGATTTTCTTCTATAATATTGAAGTATCATTGCATCCCTTGTTTGATATCTTTTAGCTCATCTGTCGATTCATCATTTTGGTAGATGGTTTTCCCTGAGATCATGTAGCTTTGAATTTCCAATAGATAGATCATCCAGTTCCAGAAATCCAAtcttctttccatcaggattaaaagtCAGAACTTCTCTTCCCAGAGATTTAATCATTTTGACTCCTCCAATTGGCATGTCAACAGTATATTtagtttgatcaatgtactttggaatgcAGTTTGATTTATAAATAAGCCCTCTCTGCTTCAACTATATTAAGTTCTTCAAAAATGCAGACCATCCGGCAGTTACCGGATTAATTATCTTAAGAATTGTAGCAACAAATTCTAACTCCTGTCATGATTTATCTTTCATCTGTTTTTGTGTCAACCTCAACCTCCTCCGATTAAATTATTTTAGTGCATTTCAATTAAAAAATTATGagttttaaataaaattatccaaacacttatttaacttataagtgTTCATTTACTAATTTTAAGTTacctatttattttaaatttattttaagtaataaattacttattttaagatttctaACTAAGCATCATATATCATTATAAAATTTTTGGAAATAATTTGGATACATCCGATTAATGTGTTGTTTTCTTATATTATTTTCATTTCCTACTAATAATAATAGAGTAGCTTTATCTACATGTCATCTTCTTTCCACTTATTTTCCATCTTGATTGAAGCCTAACTATTTGCCTAGTCGCTGACACACTTTACAATCATACAAATCTCACTCAAAAATATaatctgaaaataaaataattaatgcACACATCTTAAAACCTTCCTTAAATTGCCGGCCGGTTAAATAATTCCGCCAAATAGCGACAATTAGTGAACACCAAAGCAACTTTGGGCGGAtgtgtttgttttgttttctcATGTATTAACTATTAAAAACCGGCCGGCACACTTTTCCTATTATTTTAACCCCTCTATGTACTTGTGATATTTTGTGAACATTTTTATGCTTAAATATAATGGGTAACAAATACTCtctccgtccctaaaaacgtttcctattTGTATTGGACATATTTGCCAATGCACACAagttgattgttaatatctttaaattcgtattagtattatatattaaaatgtcactgtattaaagtactggtaaatacgaatccaacgaaatcactcatgactatgtttgatattatagattagacgtaaattaatagtcaatcgTTTACCGTGTACAGTACCGAAAGTCAATATAGGAAGAACaaaatgggacggagggagtattaatCAATATATATTAGTTACACATATTCCATCTACCATTGCACACTCATTTATAAAAGTTAGagatttaagtaaaaaaaatagTGGATTAAATTAAATTAGAGATTTGATCAAATGAATTATCCAGTTAGCggattaaaataataatttccaatATAATAGGCtaattttagaaaactacttggAGTAGTTTTTTAACTATAAGATTGACATATCTATTTACAATACAATTTCAAATAACTACTTCCTTCGTCCCGTTAATTTCTATACGCTAACTATTTATACGTATTTCGAAATTTTATTAAGTATATTTTTATAATGGTTTTTTTTTTGAataacataaaacttttattcagaaaacaaaaattaaaaaaatattataaaattatattgaaAAGCGTGCTAAAAATAATGTATAGAATTTAACGAGACATGAAGTAGTTATCAAACATTTTCATTCAAAACATGTAAAAAGAATCAGCTAGTTAAAACAATTTACTCACTAAGCTAGCTCTAAAATTGTTAGATTGCCCGTAAGGGTTGGCTCAACTgattaaagaggggataactatcctcttgatcacatgttcgaatctcacgagaggagaatttatgattatgcctcttgagtcagagcatgtcgcttaaatgcggtttaccttggttcacgtggtttgcaggctattacgtgagtCCGTAGGGTTTaaccagtgcgcacccgaagggtagcggctgcgggttaactacaataaaaaaaaataattgttAGATTAATAATTtcattaattttatatatgaaaaTGACCTGTTTTCTTATTGGTCTACGCAATATTATAATGGTCCACGCACATTGGTGGTGACTGGTGACCCATTTTTTATGCCTAAACTAGAATATTTTCGTCAACCTTTTATATATATTCGCTTATacttttaattaattattaagctAAATTAACCTGCATCTAATTAAGTGCAGCATGGCTAGCTTACAAGATATGATTATATTTTCCATCAACATTTTAGCCAAGATGACACCATACATTGACAGCGACCCCAATAATGAATTAAAGTAGAGCTTTCAAAAGAAATATACAATATGAAGTGCGAGCATTAATATTACCAATCTTTTTATCCTACTTGAGAGACAGTTTGCTAAGTTTTAGCCTGCAAAGCTCTCAACAAATATACATCATAGCTTTTTATCCACAACAATGGATAGAGTGCTATTCACTCACAAAGGAACTCAATTTTTGCAGTATGATACTAATGAGCATGAATGCAGTGTCAATGGTCATCATCAAGTAGACATGCAGAGCACGAATCAAAGCAGCCTCACGTCTACGAGCCGCGGATCATCAGAGTCTGGAGAACCAAGTGGTGATACTAAATGGGCTTCGAAACTTCTGAAGGATTGTGCAAAGGCAATCTCCGATAAGGATTCGAGTAAGATCCACCATCTTTTGTGGATGCTAAATGAGCTTGCTTCACCTTATGGAGATTGTGATCAGAAATTAGCTTCGTATTTTTTACAAGCTTTGTTCTGTAAGGCCACTGAATCAGGGCAAAGGTGTTATAAGACTTTAATTTCAGTGGCTGAAAAGAGtcattcttttgattctgctaggAAGTTGATTTTGAAGTTTCAAGAGGTAAGCCCTTGGACAACTTTTGGACATGTGGCATCAAATGGAGCTATTTTAGAAGCTTTAGAAGGTGAGAGCAAAGTTCATATAATTGATATAAGTAATACACTTTGCACTCAGTGGCCTACTTTGTTAGAGGCCATGGCTACGAGAAACGATGAGACACCGCGATTGAAGCTCACTGTTGTTGTGACTGAGAACATGGTGAGATCAGTGATGAAAGAGATTGCACAAAGAATGGAGAAATTCGCAAGGCTTATGGGAGTTCCATTCGAATTCAATGTTGTCACGGGCCTCAACCGTTTAGGAGGGATCACGAAAGAGGGGCTTGGAGTTCAAGAAGATGAAGCTGTGGCTGTCAATTGTATGGGGGCACTAAGAAGAGTAGAAGTAGAAGAAAGAGGGGCTGTGATAAAGATGCTTAGCTCGCTTAATCCACGAGTAGTAACTGTCGTAGAAGAAGAAGCCGATTTCTCTAGCCCAAGAAATGATTTCGTCAAGTGCTTTGATGAGAGCCTTAGATTCTACACATTGTACTTCGAGATGCTAGAAGAGAGCTTCGTACCAACAAGTAACGAAAGATTGATGTTGGAAAGAGAGTCTGCAAGAAGCATGGTTAGGGTTTTGGCATGTGATGAAGATCATCAAAACGGTAGTTTTGGTGGAGACTGCGAGAGAAGGGAGAAAGGGAATCAATGGTCAGAGAGACTTAAGGAGAATTTTACGCAATTTTCATTCAGTGATGATTGCATAGACGATGTTAAAGCATTGCTAAAGAGGTACAGAGCTGGATGGTCACTTGTTCAACCACAAGAAAATGACTTGGGACTGTACTTGACATGGAAAGATGAACCTATAGTTTGGGCTTCTGCATGGAAACCCTAAGAATTGCTTAAAGTTTTGAATATGTATAAGATTCTTGATACTAGTTTTATTGGTAGCTAAAGATCATTAAGTAGCATTATGTACTGAAACTCTACATTTTAATATTTAGTTGCAGCTTTTGTTTTTCCATTGATCATCTTGTTTGGTTGCTTTTGCTCATGTATAGTTCTTTCTTATTCCCAGGAAAATTCCATACTATGTTCTTCCAATATAACCAGTTTGGATCTGTTTGGCTACTCCTTTGTGTCTGGAATTTTGTTGCTTGATCCTAGTTGTCATCCTATCTACAGTGATTATCTACATTGCTGCTTCATCTGTTTGGCTACTCCTTATGTTCCAACATCT is a genomic window containing:
- the LOC141711170 gene encoding uncharacterized protein LOC141711170 isoform X1 → MGDGWPLGLQPLNVRVGLVRNSDLNGSVSSNTLLTASTSAESYSSDLDTESTGSFFHDKTISLGSLIGASSIMGLSRRSTRGRTSETFRDKKQYKPKPWLFSICSKLSTDAVTMNNTPSLGHFLEVERRTANIYKRNQGLITYGPGDFSHTLSNPLFLNGHVDPPNRPSPCMSSDDERSNAGLFEDSANEYRTPLLFSCLRRSLTQ
- the LOC141711171 gene encoding protein SHORT-ROOT-like → MDRVLFTHKGTQFLQYDTNEHECSVNGHHQVDMQSTNQSSLTSTSRGSSESGEPSGDTKWASKLLKDCAKAISDKDSSKIHHLLWMLNELASPYGDCDQKLASYFLQALFCKATESGQRCYKTLISVAEKSHSFDSARKLILKFQEVSPWTTFGHVASNGAILEALEGESKVHIIDISNTLCTQWPTLLEAMATRNDETPRLKLTVVVTENMVRSVMKEIAQRMEKFARLMGVPFEFNVVTGLNRLGGITKEGLGVQEDEAVAVNCMGALRRVEVEERGAVIKMLSSLNPRVVTVVEEEADFSSPRNDFVKCFDESLRFYTLYFEMLEESFVPTSNERLMLERESARSMVRVLACDEDHQNGSFGGDCERREKGNQWSERLKENFTQFSFSDDCIDDVKALLKRYRAGWSLVQPQENDLGLYLTWKDEPIVWASAWKP